In Spirosoma agri, one DNA window encodes the following:
- a CDS encoding alpha/beta hydrolase-fold protein, protein MLVSAAAYSQPVEKEMPKGFEQVRTGIATGKLDSVQYASKTVGTTRKALVYTPPGYSKKKKYPVLYLLHGIGGDEKEWLRGGSPQVILDNLYAEKKLEPMIVVMPNGRAMKDDRAVGNVFDKDKVEAFATFEKDLLTDLIPFIEKKYSTLTDREHRAIAGLSMGGGQSLNFGLGNLDKFAWVGGFSSAPNTKKPEELVPNPEDAKKKLKLLWISCGDNDGLITFSKRTHDYLYQHNVPHIYYVEPGVHDFKVWKNGLYMFSQFLFKPVDVASLTKYTLLGSPAATNIRNARYPQILPDNRVVFRVKAPDAQKVQMDLGKKYDMVKDTAGFWTVTTDSISRGFHYYSLLIDGVAVADPASESFYGMSRMASGIEIPDRDEGYYALKDVPHGDIRIKHYLSKASNTWRDMYVYTPPGYEKSTEKYPVLYLLHGGGEDQRGWATQGRTDLILDNLIADKKAKPMLVVMLDGNIGMGGGVAGFNENALRAFENELKQGAIPFVESNFRVETDAKNRALAGLSMGGLQTLHAGVKNTNLFSALGVFSSGWWANNTKLSDPQYAFMKENASTINSNLKQFWISQGGKEDIAHQNCQIMMKKFDEMGIKYQYSEYAGGHSWPVWRHDLFGFSQLLFK, encoded by the coding sequence AGCGGCTTATTCGCAACCCGTCGAAAAAGAAATGCCCAAAGGTTTTGAGCAGGTGCGCACGGGCATTGCAACGGGTAAACTGGATTCCGTCCAGTATGCATCCAAAACCGTGGGCACAACGCGCAAAGCATTGGTATACACGCCACCGGGCTATTCCAAAAAGAAAAAGTATCCGGTGCTGTATCTGCTGCATGGCATTGGTGGCGATGAAAAGGAATGGCTTCGGGGCGGCAGTCCGCAGGTGATTCTGGATAATCTGTACGCCGAGAAAAAACTGGAACCCATGATCGTGGTCATGCCGAATGGGCGGGCCATGAAAGACGACCGGGCCGTGGGCAATGTCTTTGACAAAGACAAAGTGGAAGCCTTTGCTACGTTCGAGAAAGATTTATTGACGGACCTGATCCCATTCATCGAGAAGAAATACTCGACCCTTACCGACCGCGAGCACCGCGCCATTGCGGGTCTGTCGATGGGGGGCGGTCAGTCGTTGAATTTTGGACTGGGCAATCTCGATAAATTCGCCTGGGTCGGTGGGTTTTCGTCGGCCCCCAATACCAAAAAGCCCGAAGAGTTGGTGCCGAATCCGGAAGACGCCAAAAAGAAGCTGAAACTGCTCTGGATCTCGTGTGGGGACAACGACGGGCTGATTACGTTCAGCAAGCGAACCCACGATTATCTGTATCAGCACAACGTACCGCACATCTATTACGTTGAGCCGGGCGTACACGATTTTAAAGTCTGGAAGAACGGCCTGTATATGTTCTCTCAGTTTCTGTTTAAGCCGGTTGACGTAGCGTCTCTGACCAAATACACGCTGTTGGGTTCACCAGCGGCTACCAACATACGTAATGCCAGATACCCGCAGATATTGCCGGACAATCGCGTGGTGTTTCGGGTGAAAGCGCCGGACGCGCAGAAAGTACAGATGGATCTGGGCAAGAAATACGATATGGTGAAAGATACCGCCGGATTCTGGACCGTAACGACCGATTCCATCAGCCGAGGCTTTCATTATTACTCCTTGCTAATCGATGGTGTAGCGGTTGCCGATCCCGCCAGCGAATCGTTTTACGGGATGAGTCGTATGGCCAGCGGTATTGAAATTCCGGATCGCGACGAAGGCTATTACGCGCTGAAAGACGTACCGCATGGCGACATTCGGATTAAACATTACCTATCGAAAGCGTCGAATACCTGGCGCGACATGTACGTCTACACACCACCCGGCTACGAGAAATCAACCGAAAAATACCCGGTGCTATACCTCCTGCATGGCGGGGGCGAAGATCAGCGCGGGTGGGCCACGCAGGGGCGTACCGACCTGATTCTGGACAATCTGATTGCCGACAAGAAAGCCAAACCCATGCTGGTAGTGATGCTCGATGGTAACATTGGCATGGGTGGCGGTGTGGCAGGTTTCAACGAAAACGCCCTACGCGCTTTTGAGAACGAGTTGAAGCAGGGAGCCATTCCGTTTGTAGAAAGTAACTTCCGGGTCGAGACCGACGCCAAAAATCGGGCACTCGCCGGTCTATCGATGGGCGGGTTACAGACGCTGCATGCTGGAGTGAAGAATACCAACCTATTCTCAGCGCTGGGTGTGTTCAGTTCGGGCTGGTGGGCCAACAATACCAAGCTGTCTGATCCGCAATATGCTTTTATGAAAGAGAACGCCAGTACGATCAACAGTAATCTCAAACAGTTCTGGATTTCGCAGGGCGGCAAGGAAGACATCGCGCACCAGAACTGCCAGATCATGATGAAGAAGTTCGATGAGATGGGCATCAAATACCAATACAGCGAGTACGCGGGTGGGCACAGCTGGCCGGTCTGGCGACACGACCTGTTCGGATTTTCACAGTTGCTGTTCAAGTGA